One stretch of Miscanthus floridulus cultivar M001 chromosome 18, ASM1932011v1, whole genome shotgun sequence DNA includes these proteins:
- the LOC136522959 gene encoding uncharacterized protein, which produces MAAAACAPGLPPGILFSPEDEVAVGHYLLPRLQGWPLPIDGLILDDDPLSAPPWELLERNGRKEQAFFFAEGQARCGKGTRQRRTCAGGGWWEGQKTCAEGDRLRVPGGADGKEAAWRKKAFNFHSGSGGDGKRSTGWVMHEYAVTGPKDLARSPLRLYHIRLSSYGRKQCGAMEVPPGLGFLPGFVFAPEDSDVVVHYLLPRMLGQPLPLDGLIQDDDPLSAPPWELLERNGCREDAFFFALGQAKSSKGTRQKRTCAGGGFWNGEKTCVDGEKLRIPGGTAEVAWRKKALSFQEGGGEKGGSTGWVMHEYAITAPDHLAESRLRLYRIRFSGHGKKRKQRGDGGGGAGDSCGDETARNEARRRRVAEDADALLHMSSPQQPFSSSSTVLIGQNQNCISGADHHHAAPVTLLAPDIDELFRLVENSPSPNPCVLPAATTGYGAHLEADGAGSSFFYQTMATAPPCSAVGTADLVAPLNVMMHRGCMEPIDSAIFFTAPPNQYYAAC; this is translated from the coding sequence ATGGCAGCGGCGGCGTGCGCACCCGGGCTCCCGCCGGGCATTCTGTTTTCCCCCGAGGACGAGGTGGCGGTGGGGCACTACCTTCTTCCTCGCCTGCAGGGCTGGCCACTTCCCATCGACGGCCTCATCCTCGATGACGACCCGCTGAGCGCGCCGCCGTGGGAGCTCCTGGAGCGGAATGGGCGCAAGGAGCAGGCTTTCTTTTTCGCGGAGGGGCAAGCGAGGTGCGGGAAGGGCACGCGGCAGAGGCGAACCTGCGCGGGCGGCGGATGGTGGGAGGGGCAGAAGACGTGCGCGGAAGGCGACAGGCTGCGCGTCCCTGGCGGCGCCGACGGCAAGGAGGCCGCGTGGCGGAAGAAAGCCTTCAACTTccacagcggcagcggcggcgacgggAAGCGCAGCACGGGATGGGTGATGCACGAGTACGCGGTCACCGGCCCGAAGGATCTGGCCCGCTCGCCGCTCAGGCTGTACCACATCCGGCTCAGCAGCTACGGGAGAAAGCAGTGCGGCGCCATGGAGGTGCCACCGGGGCTCGGGTTCCTGCCTGGCTTCGTCTTTGCCCCCGAGGACAGCGACGTCGTCGTCCATTACCTCCTCCCTCGCATGCTGGGCCAGCCGCTCCCGCTGGACGGCCTCATCCAGGACGACGACCCGCTGAGCGCGCCGCCGTGGGAGCTCCTGGAGCGGAACGGGTGCAGGGAGGACGCCTTCTTCTTCGCCCTGGGGCAAGCGAAGAGCAGCAAGGGAACCCGGCAGAAGCGTACCTGCGCGGGCGGCGGGTTCTGGAACGGGGAGAAGACGTGCGTCGACGGCGAGAAGCTGCGCATCCCCGGCGGCACGGCGGAGGTGGCGTGGCGGAAGAAAGCGCTCAGCTTTCAGGAAGGCGGCGGCGAGAAGGGGGGCAGCACGGGGTGGGTGATGCACGAGTACGCGATCACCGCGCCGGACCACCTGGCCGAGTCGCGGCTGAGGCTGTATCGCATCCGGTTCAGCGGCCACGGCAAGAAGCGGAAGCAAAGGGGAGATGGTGGTGGAGGAGCTGGAGATTCGTGCGGGGACGAGACAGCTCGAAACGAGGCCCGGCGCCGCCGCGTGGCAGAGGATGCTGATGCTCTGCTCCACATGTCATCGCCGCAGCagcccttctcttcttcttcgacAGTGCTgattggtcaaaatcaaaattgCATCAGTGGGGCGGACCACCACCACGCAGCACCAGTGACACTACTCGCCCCTGACATCGACGAGTTGTTTCGCTTAGTTGAAAATTCCCCCTCACCCAACCCATGCGTCTTGCCGGCAGCGACGACGGGGTACGGAGCACATCTGGAGGCCGATGGTGCAGGGTCAAGCTTCTTCTACCAGACGATGGCGACAGCACCACCGTGTTCTGCAGTTGGCACCGCCGATCTGGTGGCACCTTTGAATGTGATGATGCATCGTGGCTGCATGGAGCCGATAGATTCCGCCATCTTCTTCACCGCGCCGCCTAACCAGTACTATGCGGCCTGTTAG
- the LOC136523671 gene encoding uncharacterized protein, whose translation MAADNWTINLECDGKAEGHKHVQREMDRDEICFFDLIDLIEGSGYTSVDYLYYKRKDSLVVIQQDSDVMEMLNECESEKTVNLFVTRQRLATLAPTKSNKEPSKSKPKKNKGRGGTKKKKGLNVMHTEALYANEVEQHDDENQNTSGDGDEVPGKRKGTVLTHVWDLLRGDRIVVRCNMLGQPIGKEGGLLGQFLGTIARNGGYCPVGAKDWREVKKNNTKTIIQFIQTKFLYPHSCEKWILKSIGRDWRKYKATLKKSLFNPKKKKSVLNKRCPDDIDEDQWKALVKYWKSSEGQTLSEKNKISCQMKKTTHTAGTKSYAGWSEDMRQTDPEKKQPHRAKVYLATHRKRGKGINEPVVELENLLDTQPELAQNSEGGVAWEGDALHRVLGEEKAGRVHGMGLLPVPKQVYGRRTHHFKDINIVSLDGSSSDVETHMLEEIRQLKEHSRMQDKVIEELKNNQRHHENQEATMRNCARSDHNNSQNQAVLSKRKRVHCVAPNQNDGFLEHRDELNKETCESEYSDDDSLLLSTTSKTTKKQKGHHGGPGETTTIAHQEVAHDKVTYNKRQAPKQLPVMKVGSMVLLMTSKYPNKANVAYATLLSTDLEAIVGGVKTGSQFYKVRIDHAIAKDEPLVRPRPGCNNIGDAQAKGVSIAWPLMFVQMING comes from the exons ATGGCGGCGGATAATTGGACCATAAATCTGGAATGCGATGGGAAAGCTGAAGGACATAAACATGTGCAAAGGGAAATGGATAGAGATGAGATATGCTTTTTCGACTTGATTGATCTGATCGAGGGTTCTGGGTACACATCAGTCGACTATCTATACTACAAGAGAAAAGATAGCTTGGTTGTAATACAACAAGATTCTGATGTGATGGAAATGCTCAACGAGTGTGAGAGCGAAAAGACGGTTAATTTGTTTGTGACGAGGCAGAGACTGGCCACTTTAGCGCCTACCAAGTCCAACAAAGAACCATCCAAATCTAAACCAAAAAAAAATAAAG GAAGAGGAGgtacaaagaaaaagaaaggattaAATGTAATGCATACTGAAGCACTATATGCTAACGAGGTTGAGCAGCATGATGATGAGAACCAGAACACATCAG GTGATGGCGATGAAGTACCTGGTAAACGAAAGGGGACTGTTTTAACACATGTTTGGGATCTACTTAGAGGAGATCGGATAGTAGTAAGATGTAATATGCTTGGACAACCCATTGGAAAAGAAGGTGGCCTTTTAGGACAATTTTTGGGTACCATAGCAAGAAATGGTGGTTACTGTCCTGTTGGTGCCAAAGATTGGAGAGAAGTTAAGAAAAACAATACAAAAACCATAATTCAATTCATCCAG ACAAAGTTCTTATATCCTCATTCATGTGAGAAATGGATATTGAAATCAAttggaagagattggagaaaaTACAAGGCAACATTAAAAAAGTcactatttaatccaaaaaagaaAAAGTCTGTTTTGAACAAGCGTTGTCCAGATGATATCGATGAAGATCAATGGAAGGCCCTAGTAAAATATTGGAAGTCCAGCGAAGGACAA ACCCTAAGTGAGAAGAACAAAATAAGTTGCCAAATGAAGAAGACAACACATACAGCCGGTACAAAGAGTTATGCTGGTTGGTCTGAGGACATG AGGCAAACTGATCCTGAAAAAAAACAGCCACATAGAGCAAAGGTTTACCTCGCAACTCACAGGAAAAGGGGAAAAGGGATAAATGAACCAGTG GTTGAACTGGAAAATCTCCTAGACACACAACCAGAGTTAGCACAAAATAGTGAGGGAGGAGTTGCATGGGAAGGTGATGCATTACATCGGGTGTTGGGAGAAGAGAAAGCTGGACGAGTGCACGGCATGGGATTGCTTCCAGTTCCTAAACAAGTTTATGGTCGAAGAACACACCATTTTAAGGACATTAATATAGTTTCACTAGATGGCTCATCATCTGATGTAGAGACTCACATGTTGGAGGAAATAAGGCAACTCAAAGAGCATTCTAGAATGCAAGACAAAGTTATTGAAGAACTAAAAAACAATCAAAGGCACCATGAGAACCAAGAAGCAACAATG AGAAATTGCGCTAGGAGTGATCATAACAATTCTCAGAATCAAGCGGTGCTTTCTAAAAGAAAG AGAGTTCACTGTGTTGCACCCAACCAGAATGATGGATTCCTTGAACACAGGGATGAATTG AATAAAGAAACATGTGAGTCTGAATATAGTGATGATGACAGTCTACTTTTATCCACCACAAGTAAaacaacaaagaaacaaaag GGTCATCATGGAGGGCCTGGAGAGACTACGACCATTGCACACCAGGAGGTGGCTCATGACAAGGTTACATACAACAAGCGTCAAGCACCTAAACAACTTCCTGTAATGAAG GTTGGGTCCATGGTGCTACTAATGACTTCAAAATATCCTAATAAGGCTAATGTGGCCTATGCAACTCTCTTGAGCACTGATCTAGAAGCCATTGTTGGTGGAGTTAAGACAGGAAGTCAATTCTACAAAGTGCGTATCGATCATGCTATAGCAAAAGATGAGCCATTAGTGAGGCCTAGGCCTGGGTGCAACAATATTGGTGATGCTCAAGCCAAAGGAGTCTCAATTGCTTGGCCTTTGATGTTT GTTCAAATGATTAATGGTTGA